A window from Fragaria vesca subsp. vesca linkage group LG5, FraVesHawaii_1.0, whole genome shotgun sequence encodes these proteins:
- the LOC101297539 gene encoding putative phospholipid-transporting ATPase 9-like, protein MGGSSGRRKKQHFGRIHAFHRGKPSLDGEHSQIGGPGFSRVVHCNDPECLEATAKNYKSNYVRTTKYTLATFLPKAVFEQFRRVANLYFLICAILSFTPLSPYSAVSNVVPLVVVVGVTMGKEALEDWRRKKQDMDGNNRKVLVHQSEGEFDFSKWRDLKVGDIVKVEKDQFFPADLILLSSSYDEAHCYVETTNLDGETNLKIKQSLEATSSNIHEDSSFKDFKALIRCEDPNASLYSFVGSLEFEGESYPLTPQQLLLRDSKLRNTDFIYGVVIFTGHDTKVMQNSTEPPSKRSKIEKRMDKIVYFLFFLLVVMSTVGAIVFGVTTSQDIEDGALIRWYLRPDDTTIYYDPTRAAVAAILQFLTAVMLYSYLIPISLYVSIEIVKVLQGVFINQDLHMYYEETDTPARARTSNLNEELGQVDTILSDKTGTLTCNSMEFIKCSIAGTAFGRGVTEVERALSSGKGSSFFGGVTEEEGQVEESAEAKTLIKGFNFMDERIVDGNWVREPHADVIQKFLQLLAVCHTAIPDVDEESGRVSYEAESPDEAAFVIAARELGFEFYERAQTTISLHEFDPMSGRRVERSYQILNVLEFSSSRKRMSVIVRNEEGKILLLSKGADSVMFQRLAKDGREFEEKTREHINEYADAGLRTLVLAYRELDEEEYFEFNKEYTEAKNLVSADREDAVEEVAEKIERNLILLGATAVEDKLQNGVPDCIDKLAQAGIKLWVLTGDKMETAINIGYACSLLRQGMKQIIISSETSEAKALEKVEDKSKVATALKESVIHQISEAKALLASPDENSEALALIIDGNSLTYALEADVQDLFLDLAIGCASVICCRSSPKQKALVTRLVKIKTGKTTLAIGDGANDVGMLQEADIGIGISGVEGMQAVMSSDIAIAQFRFLERLLLVHGHWCYRRISSMICYFFYKNITFGFTIFFYEMYASYSGQSAYNDWYLSLYNVFFTSLPVIALGVFDQDVSARFCLKFPLLYQEGAQNVLFSWVRILGWLLNGIVTATIIFFSCILAIGSQAFRKGGEVVGFEIFGATMYSIVVWVVNCQMALSINYFTYIQHLFIWGGIVFWYIFQLAYGALDPSISTTAYKVFIEACAPAPFYWLVTLLVVVTSLLPYFTYSAFQMRFFPMYHQMIQWMRTDGQSDDPEFCHMVRQRSIRSTTVGYTARIARSRRFEEGH, encoded by the exons ATGGGTGGTAGTAGTGGTAGAAGAAAGAAGCAGCATTTCGGCAGAATCCATGCCTTTCATCGTGGAAAGCCATCCTTGGATGGCGAGCATTCGCAGATCGGAGGCCCCGGATTCTCTAGAGTAGTCCATTGCAATGACCCTGAATGCCTTGAGGCCACTGCTAAGAACTATAAAAGCAATTATGTTAGAACCACCAAGTATACACTTGCTACATTCTTACCTAAGGCAGTGTTTGAGCAATTCAGAAGGGTTGCAAATTTATATTTCCTCATTTGTGCAATACTGTCATTTACACCGCTGTCTCCTTACTCGGCTGTCAGTAATGTTGTCCCTCTTGTGGTTGTGGTGGGAGTTACGATGGGAAAAGAGGCCCTTGAAGATTGGCGACGCAAAAAGCAG GATATGGATGGGAACAACAGAAAAGTTCTGGTGCATCAATCGGAAGGTGAATTTGATTTTAGTAAGTGGAGGGATTTGAAAGTTGGGGATATAGTGAAAGTGGAAAAGGACCAATTTTTTCCTGCTGATCTTATTTTACTTTCATCAAGCTATGATGAAGCACATTGCTATGTAGAGACCACCAATCTTGACGGGGAAACTAATTTGAAAATCAAACAATCTCTGGAAGCAACTTCTTCTAATATTCATGAAGATTCGAGTTTCAAAGACTTCAAGGCTTTGATCAGGTGTGAAGACCCGAATGCAAGTCTCTACTCATTCGTAGGGAGTCTGGAGTTTGAAGGGGAATCATACCCTCTTACACCTCAGCAGCTTCTGCTTAGGGACTCTAAGCTGAGAAACACTGATTTTATATATGGGGTTGTAATCTTCACAGGTCATGATACAAAAGTTATGCAAAACTCGACTGAACCACCTTCCAAGAGAAGCAAAATTGAGAAAAGGATGGATAAGATAGTCTACTTCTTGTTTTTCCTCTTAGTTGTGATGTCTACTGTTGGTGCTATTGTCTTTGGGGTTACAACTAGCCAAGACATAGAAGATGGGGCATTGATAAGATGGTACCTTAGACCAGATGATACTACAATTTACTATGATCCTACGAGAGCAGCAGTTGCAGCCATTTTGCAGTTCTTGACTGCCGTTATGTTGTACAGTTATCTGATTCCCATTTCCTTGTATGTGTCGATAGAGATTGTTAAAGTGCTCCAGGGCGTTTTCATCAACCAGGATCTGCACATGTACTATGAGGAAACTGACACGCCAGCTCGAGCACGTACCTCAAACTTGAATGAAGAACTTGGCCAAGTTGATACTATTCTATCAGACAAAACAGGAACCTTAACTTGCAACTCAATGGAGTTTATCAAGTGTTCTATTGCCGGGACTGCTTTTGGGCGCGGAGTTACAGAAGTCGAGAGAGCTTTGTCCAGTGGTAAAGGCTCGTCTTTTTTTGGAGGGGTGACAGAAGAAGAAGGCCAAGTTGAAGAATCTGCTGAAGCCAAGACATTAATAAAAGGCTTTAACTTTATGGATGAAAGAATAGTGGATGGAAATTGGGTAAGGGAGCCTCATGCAGATGTAATCCAGAAGTTTCTACAGTTACTTGCCGTCTGTCATACTGCAATACCTGACGTTGATGAAGAATCTGGAAGAGTTTCATATGAGGCTGAATCACCAGATGAGGCAGCTTTTGTGATTGCAGCAAGAGAGCTTGGGTTTGAATTTTATGAAAGGGCTCAAACAACCATCTCCCTGCACGAGTTTGATCCTATGTCTGGAAGGAGAGTTGAAAG ATCTTATCAGATTTTGAATGTATTGGAGTTTAGTAGCTCAAGGAAGCGAATGTCTGTGATTGTAAGAAATGAGGAGGGAAAGATACTATTGCTCAGTAAAGGTGCTGACAG TGTCATGTTCCAAAGACTTGCAAAGGATGGAAGGGAGTTTGAAGAGAAGACCCGGGAGCACATTAACGAGTATGCTGATGCTGGTTTGAGGACTTTAGTACTTGCATATCGGGAACTTGATGAAGAAGAATACTTTGAGTTTAACAAAGAATATACCGAGGCCAAGAACTTAGTTAGTGCAGATCGAGAGGATGCTGTGGAGGAAGTGGCTGAGAAGATTGAGAGGAATTTGATTCTTCTTGGTGCTACTGCAGTTGAAGACAAACTTCAAAATGGG GTTCCTGACTGCATTGACAAGCTTGCTCAGGCTGGAATTAAACTATGGGTTTTGACTGGAGATAAAATGGAGACAGCAATAAATATTGG ATATGCCTGCAGTTTGCTTCGACAAGGAATGAAGCAAATAATAATAAGCTCAGAAACCTCAGAAGCTAAAGCATTAGAGAAGGTGGAGGACAAATCGAAAGTGGCCACG GCATTGAAAGAAAGTGTTATTCATCAAATAAGTGAGGCAAAGGCATTGCTTGCTTCACCAGATGAGAACTCCGAAGCATTGGCTTTGATCATTGATGGGAATTCACTCACTTATGCCTTAGAGGCAGATGTCCAGGACCTATTTCTAGATCTTGCCATTGGCTGTGCCTCTGTTATATGCTGTCGTTCATCTCCCAAACAGAAAGCACTT GTTACAAGACTGGTAAAAATTAAAACTGGTAAAACAACTTTGGCAATTGGTGATGGGGCAAATGATGTAGGAATGCTTCAAGAAGCAGATATTGGTATTGGTATCAGTGGTGTTGAAGGAATGCAG GCAGTCATGTCAAGTGACATTGCAATTGCACAGTTTCGTTTTCTAGAGCGCCTGCTACTCGTACATGGACATTGGTGTTACAGAAGAATCTCGTCAATG ATATGCTATTTCTTCTACAAGAACATTACTTTTGGCTTCACTATCTTTTTCTATGAGATGTATGCTTCATACTCGGGTCAATCTGCATATAATGATTGGTATCTATCACTCTATAACGTCTTCTTCACATCACTTCCTGTAATTGCATTGGGAGTGTTTGACCAAGATGTCTCTGCCAGATTCTGCCTCAAG TTCCCTCTCTTGTACCAAGAAGGTGCACAAAATGTCTTATTTAGCTGGGTCCGGATACTTGGATGGTTGCTGAATGGCATAGTCACTGCCACAATAATCTTCTTCTCCTGCATCCTGGCAATAGGTAGTCAAGCCTTTCGCAAAGGCGGGGAAGTTGTTGGCTTCGAGATCTTTGGTGCCACCATGTACTCAATTGTGGTATGGGTGGTCAACTGTCAGATGGCACTATCCATCAATTACTTCACTTACATACAACATCTCTTCATCTGGGGTGGCATTGTGTTCTGGTACATATTCCAGCTGGCTTATGGTGCCTTGGACCCTTCCATATCAACCACTGCCTATAAGGTCTTTATTGAAGCATGTGCACCTGCCCCATTCTACTGGCTTGTTACACTCTTGGTAGTAGTCACTTCTCTCCTACCTTATTTCACTTATTCCGCCTTCCAAATGCGATTCTTCCCCATGTATCATCAAATGATACAATGGATGAGAACAGATGGGCAATCAGATGACCCTGAGTTCTGTCATATGGTGCGGCAGAGATCGATAAGATCCACAACAGTAGGCTACACAGCTCGTATTGCAAGGTCCAGACGCTTTGAAGAGGGTCATTGA
- the LOC101297834 gene encoding probable calcium-binding protein CML15-like: MPALQVEQLNQLRAIFARFDMDSDGSLTILELGALLRSLGLRPSGDQMHVLLSNIDANGNGSVEFDELVKAILPDMNEEIFINQQQLMEVFQSFDRDGNGYITAAELAKSMAKMGQPLSYKELTEMIKEADTDGDGVISFNEFATIMAKSASGYLGLGLS; the protein is encoded by the coding sequence ATGCCTGCATTACAAGTTGAGCAACTCAACCAGCTAAGGGCCATCTTTGCAAGATTCGACATGGACTCAGATGGCAGCCTCACCATTCTGGAGCTCGGGGCGCTCCTCCGGTCCCTAGGACTCAGGCCCTCAGGTGACCAAATGCATGTTCTGCTATCCAACATTGACGCAAACGGCAATGGCTCTGTTGAATTTGATGAGTTGGTCAAGGCCATTTTGCCTGACATGAATGAGGAAATCTTTATAAACCAGCAGCAACTCATGGAGGTTTTTCAGTCCTTTGATCGCGACGGCAATGGCTACATTACTGCAGCAGAGCTGGCAAAATCCATGGCCAAAATGGGCCAACCCTTGTCATATAAGGAGCTCACAGAGATGATCAAAGAGGCTGATACAGATGGAGATGGTGTGATCAGCTTTAATGAATTTGCAACCATAATGGCAAAGTCTGCCTCAGGTTATCTAGGCCTTGGTCTCTCATGA
- the LOC101298125 gene encoding ethylene-responsive transcription factor ERF091-like, producing the protein MDSLESSTPNQKETFHENKESSCLSTSVIKVPKKAKINGRRFLGVRQRPSGRWVAEIKDSSQNLRLWLGTFDRAEEAALAYDKAARVLRGRNAKTNFPSSHQQHGMDFMNIHEENCNILRKNPRLYQLLQHAIMKNHAAISRSSSSSRIIGSKEAQSDSNDKYFDTLVEETIVCSSSSTSTACDVGDYDDYHCALPFGTSKVYSSVVVAPSFSATS; encoded by the coding sequence ATGGACAGCCTAGAGAGCTCAACACCAAACCAAAAAGAAACTTTCCATGAAAACAAAGAGAGTAGTTGTCTTAGTACTAGCGTGATCAAGGTTCCGAAAAAGGCAAAGATTAATGGAAGGAGATTCCTAGGCGTGAGACAAAGGCCATCAGGAAGGTGGGTGGCTGAGATCAAGGACTCATCACAGAATCTGAGACTATGGCTAGGAACTTTTGATAGAGCAGAAGAGGCTGCATTGGCTTATGATAAGGCTGCAAGGGTTTTGAGAGGAAGGAATGCAAAGACCAACTTCCCATCATCTCATCAGCAGCATGGAATGGACTTCATGAATATACATGAAGAAAACTGCAACATATTGAGGAAGAATCCGCGGCTTTATCAGTTGCTTCAGCACGCGATCATGAAGAACCATGCAGCAATTTCAAGGTCTTCATCATCATCGAGGATCATAGGATCAAAGGAGGCTCAATCTGATTCAAACGATAAGTACTTTGATACACTTGTTGAAGAAACTATAGTGTGCTCTTCATCATCAACAAGTACTGCTTGTGATGTTGGAGATTATGATGATTACCATTGCGCACTTCCATTTGGTACTTCTAAGGTTTATTCTTCTGTTGTCGTTGCTCCTTCTTTCAGTGCTACTTCATGA
- the LOC101298421 gene encoding calcium sensing receptor, chloroplastic-like — translation MAVEMAIRASVTPRPHLPPPSSSPSPSSSSPSIPKFSFKPQFRPVSVSLPTSTTLSLLALFTSPFEAKAFSLSKDQIVSSLTEVEQTIDQVQQVGSSVFDNTGRFLESFLNAVKPGIDGALPIAKQAGEQALKIASPAISEVSKKAQEAIQSSGIDTAPVYSAAKTIGDAAGQTSKVIQDAKPIASSTVETISSADPVVIVGTAGAIFLTYFLLPPIWSAISFNLRGYKGALTPAQTLDLISTKKYILIDIRSEKDKDKAGIPRLPSSAKSKLIAIPLEELPSKLKGLVRNVKKVEAEIAALKIAYLKKVNKGTNIVILDSYSDSGKTVARALTNLGFKNTWIVADGFSGNKGWLQSRLGTDSYNFSFAEVISPSRIIPAATRRFGTTVQSGRKLLSD, via the exons ATGGCAGTGGAGATGGCCATCAGAGCTTCAGTCACCCCAAGACCTCATCTTCCTCCTCCTTCTTCCTCTCCCTCACCATCATCATCATCACCATCCATACCTAAATTTTCTTTCAAACCCCAATTCAGACCCGTCTCTGTGTCACTCCCAACATCAACTACCCTCTCTCTCTTGGCCCTCTTCACCTCTCCCTTTGAAGCCAAGGCCTTTAGCCTCTCCAAGGATCAAATAGTCTCTTCCCTCACTGAA GTGGAGCAGACAATTGATCAAGTTCAGCAAGTGGGTTCTAGTGTGTTTGACAACACAGGGCGTTTTCTTGAATCTTTTTTAAATGCAGTTAAGCCTGGCATAGATGGGGCATTGCCAATTGCTAAGCAGGCTGGAGAACAAGCCCTGAAGATTGCTTCTCCTGCAATTTCTGAGGTTTCAAAGAAAGCTCAAGAAGCAATTCAAAGTTCCGGGATTGACACAGCGCCTGTTTACAGTGCTGCAAAG ACAATAGGTGATGCAGCAGGACAGACCAGCAAAGTAATTCAAGATGCCAAGCCCATTGCTTCATCAACTGTCGAGACCATTTCGTCAGCAGATCCTGTTGTGATTGTTGGAACTGCTGGAGCAATATTCCTCACATATTTCCTTCTTCCCCCAATTTGGTCTGCTATCTCTTTTAACCTCAGAGGATACAAAG GTGCCCTCACTCCTGCTCAAACCCTTGATCTCATTTCGACAAAGAAATACATTCTGATAGATATTCGATCAGAGAAGGACAAGGACAAGGCCGGCATTCCTCGCCTTCCATCTAGTGCCAAAAGCAAATTGATTGCTATTCC CTTGGAAGAACTACCAAGCAAACTGAAAGGCCTAGTCAGAAATGTGAAGAAAGTAGAGGCCGAGATAGCAGCATTGAAAATTGCTTACCTCAAGAAAGTTAACAAGGGCACCAACATTGTCATCTTGGACTC TTACTCTGATTCAGGTAAAACAGTTGCAAGAGCACTAACCAATCTAGGCTTCAAGAACACCTGGATTGTAGCAGACGGGTTCTCCGGAAACAAGGGGTGGCTACAGAGTCGTTTAGGCACAGATTCATACAATTTCTCCTTTGCTGAGGTGATTTCACCATCGAGAATCATCCCAGCTGCGACAAGACGTTTTGGCACCACAGTTCAGTCTGGTCGAAAGCTTCTTTCAGATTAA
- the LOC101298708 gene encoding probable acyl-activating enzyme 17, peroxisomal-like, protein MAHKSLDTVTIANIESLGIEPELANRLHGSLAKIIADHGAASQDTWRNITGHVLSPDLPFSFHQMMYYGCYKDFGPDPPAWLPDPETAVLTNAGRLLERRGKEFLGSRYKDPISSFSDFQEFSVSNPEVYWKTVLDEMNVLFSKPPQCILRENLSGDGHLSVPGVQWLPGACVNPARNCLSLNSKRSLNDTMVIWRDEGKDDLPLNKMTLKELRAEVWLVAHALQALGLEKGSAIAIDMPMNVISVVIYLAIVLAGFVVVSIADSFAPPEISTRLKISEAKAIFTQDVIVRGEKSLPLYSKIKDAQSPMAIVLLTKGSNSSMKLRDGDIFWHDFLETVKDLKNEFTAVEQPVEAFTNILFSSGTTGDPKAIPWTNATPFKAAADAWCHMDIRKGDIIAWPTNLGWMMGPWLVYASLLNGASIALYNGSPLGPGFSKFVQDAKVTMLGVIPSIVRTWKSTNSTSGYDWSAIRCFSSTGEASNVDEYLWLMGRAGYKPIIEYCGGTEIGGAFVSGSMLQAQSLASFSTPAMGCSLFILGTDGSPIPQNEPGFGELALGPLMFGASSTLLNADHYEVYYKGMPSWNGKVLRRHGDLFERTSRGYYHAHGRADDTMNLGGIKVSSIEIERICNAIDTNILETAAIGVPPAGGGPEQLVIAVVFKNSDNPPADLNPLRASFNSAVQKKLNPLFKVSRAVPLPSLPRTATNKVMRRILRQQFAQLDQGAKL, encoded by the exons ATGGCGCACAAGAGCCTCGACACCGTTACGATCGCCAACATCGAATCCCTCGGGATTGAGCCGGAGCTCGCCAACAGACTCCATGGAAGTCTCGCTAAGATCATCGCCGATCACGGCGCTGCCTCTCAGGACACGTGGCGCAATATCACCGGGCACGTGCTCAGCCCGGACCTCCCCTTCTCCTTCCACCAGATGATGTACTACGGTTGCTACAAGGACTTCGGACCCGACCCGCCCGCCTGGCTGCCCGACCC GGAGACTGCAGTTTTAACAAATGCTGGCCGACTACTGGAGAGGCGGGGAAAAGAGTTTTTGGGTTCTCGATATAAGGATCCCATATCCAGCTTTTCTGACTTCCAGGAATTTTCGGTGTCCAATCCAGAG GTTTATTGGAAAACTGTACTAGATGAGATGAATGTGTTGTTTTCCAAGCCTCCGCAATGTATTTTGCGTGAGAATCTGTCTGGAGATGGGCATTTATCAGTTCCAGGAGTTCAGTGGCTTCCCGGAGCTTGTGTGAATCCAGCAAGGAATTGTTTGAGTTTGAATTCTAAGAGGAGCTTGAATGATACAATGGTAATATGGCGTGACGAAGGAAAGGATGATCTGCCTTTGAATAAGATGACACTTAAAGAATTGCGTGCAGAGGTTTG GTTAGTTGCACATGCTCTACAAGCACTAGGTCTGGAGAAGGGATCTGCAATCGCAATTGATATGCCAATGAATGTCATTTCCGTAGTTATCTACCTGGCTATTGTTCTGGCAGGTTTTGTAGTTGTATCAATCGCTGATAGTTTTGCTCCTCCTGAAATATCAACCAGACTAAAAATTTCGGAGGCAAAAGCCATATTTACCCAG GATGTAATAGTTCGTGGTGAGAAAAGTCTACCCTTGTACAG TAAAATCAAGGATGCTCAATCTCCTATGGCTATTGTTCTCCTTACAAAGGGTTCCAATTCCAGCATGAAATTGCGTGATGGTGACATTTTTTGGCATGATTTTTTAGAAACAGTAAAAGATTTGAA AAATGAATTCACTGCTGTGGAACAACCTGTAGAAGCATTTACGAATATCCTCTTCTCATCTGGAACTACTG GGGACCCAAAGGCAATTCCATGGACCAATGCGACTCCTTTCAAAGCTGCTGCAGATGCCTGGTGCCATATGGACATTCGTAAAGGTGATATTATTGCTTGGCCCACAAATCTTGGGTGGATGATGGGCCCTTGGTTGGTATATGCTTCTTTGTTAAATGGTGCTTCCATTGCCCTATATAATGGATCTCCACTTGGACCTGGCTTTTCCAAGTTTGTTCAG GATGCCAAAGTAACAATGCTTGGTGTAATCCCTAGTATTGTTCGGACATGGAAAAGTACAAATTCTACTTCAGGCTATGATTGGTCTGCCATTCG TTGCTTTAGCTCCACCGGTGAAGCATCAAATGTAGACGAATACCTATGGCTAATGGGGAGGGCTGGCTACAAACCTATCATAGAGTATTGTGGTGGTACAGAAATTGGCGGTGCCTTTGTTTCTGGCTCAATGTTGCAGGCTCAGTCTTTGGCTTCTTTTAGCACTCCAGCTATGGGCTGCAGTTTGTTTATTCTTGGTACTGATGGAAGTCCAATT CCACAAAATGAACCAGGGTTTGGTGAACTGGCTCTTGGTCCTCTCATGTTTGGAGCTTCGAGTACGCTGTTGAATGCTGATCATTATGAGGTTTATTACAAGGGAATGCCATCATGGAATGGGAAG GTTTTGAGAAGACATGGGGATTTGTTTGAGAGGACCTCCAGGGGTTACTATCATGCTCATGGTCGCGCAGATGATACAATGAATCTTGGAGGCATCAAG GTTAGTTCTATTGAGATTGAACGAATCTGTAATGCAATTGACACCAACATCCTCGAGACAGCTGCTATAGGCGTGCCGCCTGCTGGAGGCGGACCGGAGCAGCTGGTAATTGCTGTTGTGTTTAAGAACTCAGATAATCCACCTGCAGACTTGAATCCATTAAGAGCATCCTTCAATTCAGCTGTGCAGAAGAAACTAAATCCATTGTTCAAG GTTTCTAGAGCTGTGCCTCTCCCTTCTCTTCCAAGAACAGCAACAAATAAGGTCATGAGACGGATTCTGCGGCAGCAGTTTGCTCAACTCGACCAAGGTGCTAAGCTATGA
- the LOC101299001 gene encoding uncharacterized protein LOC101299001, with amino-acid sequence MATMASLAVAAPNFTTSFLGKKLSFRENTKLQKSCSFLRNPRCAATSYGGNTPKFPRVSVWDPYKRLGVNQDASEEEIWGSRNFLLQQYAGHERSEESIEAAFEKILMTSFKQRKKTKINLKSRLKNKVEESPPWVKNLLSFVEIPATEVIFRRLFLFAFMGGWSIMNSAEGGPAFQVAVSLAACIYFLNDKIKSLARASVYGLGALVAGWVCGSILIPNIPSMFLNPTWTLELLTSLVVYVFLFLACTFLK; translated from the exons ATGGCGACCATGGCCTCTCTCGCCGTCGCCGCCCCCAATTTCACGACCTCCTTCCTCGGCAAGAAACT TAGCTTTCGTGAAAATACGAAGCTGCAAAAGAGTTGCTCCTTCCTGCGAAACCCTAGGTGTGCAGCTACATCCTATGGAG GTAATACTCCCAAGTTCCCTCGGGTCAGTGTTTGGGATCCATATAAGCGTCTTGGTGTGAACCAGGATGCTTCTGAGGAGGAGATTTGGGGATCGCGCAACTTTCTATTGCAACAGTATGCGGGACATGAGAGAAGTGAGGAGTCAATTGAAGCTGCTTTCGAGAAAATATTGATGACAAGCTTCAAGCAGAGGAAGAAAACAAAAATCAACTTGAAGAGCAGGTTAAAGAACAAAGTTGAAGAGTCTCCACCTTGGGTTAAGAATTTGCTCAGTTTTGTGGAAATTCCAGCCACTGAAGTTATTTTTAGAAGATTGTTCCTCTTTGCATTCATGGGTGGCTGGAGTATTATGAACTCAGCTGAAGGGGGACCTGCTTTTCAG GTGGCTGTGTCCTTGGCAGCTTGCATATACTTCCTAAATGATAAGATAAAGAGCTTGGCCAGAGCTTCTGTTTATGG ACTTGGAGCACTCGTTGCAGGTTGGGTGTGCGGTTCAATCTTGATTCCAAATATTCCTTCAATGTTCTTAAACCCGACTTGGACTCTCGAACTTCTAACGTCACTAGTAGTTTATGTGTTCCTGTTCCTTGCTTGCACTTTTCTCAAGTAA